From Segatella copri, the proteins below share one genomic window:
- a CDS encoding DUF3826 domain-containing protein, whose protein sequence is MKKLLRNKLLGAACLLLLPLGAGAQVQLDSVGRDAKYVNNIIARSQKIVDALQLTDKSSKQNVLHIICNRYFLLNDIYEKFGKNKVGRDAELYKHHFEFAANLENYLSEKQVEQVKDGMTFGVVPKTYQAHLEMIPSLKENEKLQILNWLKEAREFAIDAENSKAKHGWFGKYKGRINNWLTKRGYDLKAEREGWYKRIEAAKKK, encoded by the coding sequence ATGAAAAAACTTTTGAGAAATAAGTTGTTAGGCGCAGCCTGTCTGCTCTTGCTTCCTTTGGGAGCAGGAGCACAGGTACAGCTCGACAGCGTGGGGCGTGATGCCAAGTATGTGAACAACATCATCGCCCGTTCGCAGAAAATCGTGGATGCGCTGCAACTGACTGATAAAAGCAGCAAGCAGAATGTGCTCCACATCATCTGTAACCGTTATTTCCTGCTGAACGATATCTATGAGAAGTTCGGCAAGAATAAGGTTGGGCGTGATGCGGAACTCTATAAGCACCACTTCGAATTTGCTGCCAATCTGGAAAACTATCTCTCAGAGAAGCAGGTAGAGCAGGTGAAGGATGGTATGACCTTCGGTGTCGTTCCGAAAACCTATCAGGCTCATCTGGAGATGATTCCTTCTCTGAAAGAAAACGAGAAACTCCAAATTCTCAATTGGTTGAAAGAAGCTCGCGAGTTTGCCATTGATGCCGAAAATTCCAAGGCTAAACATGGCTGGTTCGGAAAATACAAAGGACGCATCAATAACTGGCTCACCAAACGGGGCTACGACCTGAAGGCGGAGCGCGAGGGGTGGTATAAGCGTATTGAAGCGGCAAAGAAAAAATAA
- a CDS encoding polysaccharide lyase produces the protein MQRSKKIFAAMALTILPAATFAQYPTITKEAQAKIDSMQAAWTAHSDSAWAVAFPIVKQEAMAGRPYVPWASRPYDLRQAKIPAFPGAEGGGMFTFGGRGGKVLTVTNLNDAGPGSFRWACEQGGARIIVFNVSGNIVLKTPIIVRAPYITIAGQTAPGEGVMISGESFQVDTHDVIVRHMRFRRGNTHVWYREDSFGGNPVGNIMIDHCSCEFGLDENISFYRHMFDLHDGKPKRKVPTVNVTIQNTISAKALDTWNHAFGSTIGGENSTFMRNLWADNTGRNPSIGWGGVFNFVNNIVYNWVHRTADGGEFSTMSNFINNYYKPGPLTPKGAISYRIVKSESRSNKLFPWAQYGRIYAEGNIVEGNEAVTKDNWNGGIQIADKDLPNGISADVKALMRSNEPFAMPHMTIIPKDQTFDKVLENVGATIPSRDIVDQRIVEEVRTGQAYYVKKLPKKNPYGDFWGLANKSKAEDGSFKYRRLDKESYKLGIITDICQVGGFPKYKKVKPYVDTDGDGMPDEWEIANGLNPNDPSDANKDCTGDGYTNIEKYINGISTKEKVDWTDMKNNHDTLAEKGKLL, from the coding sequence ATGCAAAGAAGTAAGAAGATTTTCGCTGCGATGGCTTTGACTATCTTGCCAGCAGCAACTTTCGCTCAGTATCCTACTATTACAAAGGAGGCTCAGGCGAAGATTGATTCTATGCAAGCTGCATGGACTGCCCATTCTGATTCTGCTTGGGCTGTGGCTTTCCCTATAGTAAAACAAGAGGCAATGGCAGGACGTCCTTATGTGCCATGGGCTTCCCGTCCATACGATTTGCGCCAGGCTAAGATTCCTGCATTCCCAGGTGCTGAGGGTGGCGGTATGTTTACCTTCGGTGGCCGTGGTGGCAAGGTGCTGACTGTGACCAATCTCAATGATGCTGGTCCTGGTTCTTTCCGTTGGGCTTGCGAACAGGGTGGTGCCCGCATCATCGTCTTCAATGTATCGGGAAATATTGTATTGAAGACTCCAATCATCGTCCGTGCTCCTTATATTACCATCGCCGGACAGACAGCTCCTGGTGAGGGCGTGATGATTTCGGGTGAATCTTTCCAGGTTGATACCCATGATGTCATCGTTCGCCACATGCGTTTCCGCCGTGGTAATACCCATGTATGGTATCGTGAGGATTCTTTCGGCGGTAATCCGGTAGGTAACATCATGATTGACCACTGCTCTTGCGAGTTTGGTCTGGATGAGAATATCTCTTTCTACCGCCATATGTTCGATTTGCACGACGGTAAGCCAAAACGCAAGGTGCCAACGGTGAATGTAACCATCCAGAATACCATCTCTGCCAAGGCACTCGATACTTGGAACCATGCCTTTGGCAGTACAATCGGTGGAGAGAATTCTACCTTCATGCGTAACCTCTGGGCGGATAATACAGGCCGTAACCCTTCTATCGGATGGGGTGGTGTGTTCAACTTCGTGAACAACATCGTTTACAACTGGGTACATCGTACAGCAGATGGTGGTGAGTTCTCAACCATGAGCAACTTCATCAACAACTATTATAAGCCAGGACCTCTTACTCCGAAGGGTGCCATCAGCTACCGTATCGTGAAGAGCGAAAGCCGAAGCAACAAACTCTTCCCTTGGGCTCAGTATGGTCGTATTTATGCTGAAGGAAATATCGTAGAAGGCAACGAGGCTGTAACCAAGGATAACTGGAACGGCGGTATTCAGATTGCTGATAAGGATCTTCCAAATGGAATATCTGCAGATGTAAAGGCTCTGATGCGTTCTAACGAACCATTCGCCATGCCACACATGACCATTATTCCTAAGGACCAGACTTTTGATAAGGTACTTGAGAATGTGGGTGCAACCATTCCTTCCCGCGATATCGTGGACCAGCGCATCGTAGAAGAGGTTCGTACCGGTCAGGCTTACTATGTAAAGAAACTGCCTAAGAAGAATCCATACGGCGACTTCTGGGGATTGGCTAACAAGTCGAAGGCTGAAGATGGCAGTTTTAAGTACCGCCGTCTGGACAAGGAATCCTATAAGTTGGGTATCATCACAGACATCTGCCAGGTTGGTGGATTCCCTAAATATAAGAAGGTGAAGCCTTATGTAGATACAGATGGCGACGGTATGCCTGATGAGTGGGAGATTGCCAACGGCCTGAATCCTAACGACCCTAGCGATGCCAACAAGGATTGCACGGGTGACGGATATACCAATATCGAGAAGTATATCAATGGTATCAGCACCAAGGAAAAGGTGGATTGGACTGACATGAAGAACAACCACGATACCTTGGCTGAGAAGGGAAAACTCCTGTAA
- a CDS encoding T9SS type A sorting domain-containing protein: MPDWWEEVKGVSDGNADENADGYTNNPQFECEAKGDAMSKMSHDTGANEGEYIFTANEDCGKALVDYTVKVSDDDNISTYTRTFHFYLTDGSATGIQNIQTSIAADSYEVYNAAGIKVRKGKNLDSLPSGVYIIKTLKDGKVISSKKTCIQ; the protein is encoded by the coding sequence ATGCCAGACTGGTGGGAGGAAGTAAAAGGCGTAAGTGATGGAAATGCCGATGAAAACGCAGATGGCTACACCAACAATCCTCAGTTTGAATGCGAGGCTAAGGGTGATGCGATGAGCAAGATGAGTCATGATACGGGTGCCAACGAGGGTGAATATATCTTCACCGCCAACGAAGATTGTGGCAAGGCGCTCGTAGATTATACTGTCAAGGTAAGCGATGATGACAACATCAGCACCTATACCCGCACCTTCCATTTCTATCTGACAGATGGTTCTGCAACAGGCATTCAAAACATTCAGACCTCAATCGCAGCCGATAGCTACGAGGTATACAATGCTGCAGGTATCAAGGTGAGAAAAGGCAAGAATCTCGATTCTCTCCCATCAGGTGTTTATATCATCAAGACATTGAAGGATGGCAAGGTAATCAGTTCGAAGAAAACTTGCATACAATAA
- a CDS encoding RagB/SusD family nutrient uptake outer membrane protein, whose protein sequence is MKTTIKLFSLGLVSALAFSSCSDSFLEEKKNYDNVNKDIYNYYEGCDGRVNDIYSWCLPATNDLTWKYPSMGNADEAGKSTEEYSGLSSFVDPQVELSSTSTTNSVPDFFMGDQSNIQASVYGRIRNVNDVIQGISGSTLSEEQKNELLGQVYFFRAWCYYNLFKWYGGVPLVKETQDPVESSVTPRATSKETYEFILDDLNKAADMLAAKTENGPGWSQKGRVTTGTALALKGRLMLLWCSPLFNRTNDENRWKTAYETMKADLERINKCGYHLYTANDNVNGSAFAKMFTDGGNNPEAVFVTLYNNVTGDGLDNQKNNNWERQIRPANTGGGGKNASQMLINMFPMSDGKLPESCDTYTKLARSEKTLDNVTPFLNRDKRFYRTFAFPGFRWAYDGNASERDANNPSDGANYVLWNYVWYTSMNDAGNPESGESYGADNLLKSRQGVYVRKKSDDLDVNSTPLYKYVALDKKGAAPFYSAAPLIELRYAEVLLNLAEVAAGAGHLDEAVGYVKQIRERAGYSAANSEDDGITPAAYNDQATCISQILYERQIEFAYEGKRFDDLRRWMLFDGGTGKVEGAPSTWTLTGWGGNTCTWLGFKALNGQRRENIQYRVADKYGVGGTTFNSDPLLKAGTERPKGVDLREDDLNTQLENLSTWYKDNLKMKVQKGDGYDSNKNYLYMNFRPKYYFLGFTSGASIANKALPQTIGWGDYNNGGANGTFDPLAE, encoded by the coding sequence ATGAAAACGACAATAAAATTATTCAGTCTTGGTTTGGTTTCAGCCTTGGCTTTCAGTTCTTGTAGTGACAGCTTCCTGGAGGAAAAGAAGAACTATGACAATGTAAATAAAGACATCTACAACTATTATGAAGGATGTGATGGTCGTGTAAACGATATCTACAGTTGGTGTTTGCCAGCAACCAACGATTTGACCTGGAAGTATCCTTCTATGGGTAATGCGGATGAGGCTGGTAAGTCTACTGAGGAATACAGTGGTCTCAGTTCTTTTGTAGACCCACAGGTTGAGCTGAGTTCTACCAGTACCACAAATTCGGTTCCTGATTTCTTCATGGGCGACCAGTCCAATATCCAGGCATCTGTATATGGTAGAATCCGTAATGTCAATGATGTTATCCAGGGTATCAGCGGCAGCACTCTTTCTGAGGAACAGAAGAATGAATTGCTCGGTCAGGTATATTTCTTCCGTGCATGGTGCTATTACAACTTGTTCAAGTGGTATGGCGGTGTGCCTCTGGTTAAGGAAACACAGGATCCTGTAGAAAGTTCTGTTACTCCTCGTGCTACGTCTAAGGAGACTTACGAGTTTATTCTCGATGATTTGAACAAGGCTGCTGATATGTTGGCTGCCAAGACAGAGAATGGTCCTGGATGGTCGCAGAAAGGCCGTGTAACAACTGGTACAGCCTTGGCATTGAAGGGTCGTTTGATGCTTTTGTGGTGTAGCCCTCTCTTCAACCGTACTAACGATGAAAACCGTTGGAAGACTGCTTATGAAACCATGAAGGCTGATTTGGAACGTATCAACAAGTGTGGTTATCACCTGTATACTGCCAATGACAATGTGAATGGTTCTGCCTTTGCCAAGATGTTTACCGATGGTGGTAATAATCCTGAGGCTGTGTTCGTTACCTTATACAATAATGTAACAGGTGATGGTCTCGATAATCAGAAGAACAACAACTGGGAGCGTCAGATTCGTCCAGCTAATACAGGTGGTGGCGGTAAGAATGCTTCTCAGATGCTGATTAATATGTTCCCAATGTCAGATGGTAAACTTCCAGAGAGTTGCGATACTTATACCAAGTTGGCACGTTCAGAGAAGACTTTGGATAACGTGACTCCATTCCTGAATCGTGACAAGCGTTTCTACCGTACCTTCGCTTTCCCAGGTTTCCGTTGGGCTTACGATGGTAATGCGTCAGAGCGCGATGCGAACAACCCTTCGGATGGTGCCAACTACGTACTTTGGAACTATGTATGGTATACCAGCATGAATGATGCCGGCAACCCTGAGAGTGGTGAATCTTATGGTGCAGACAACCTGTTGAAGAGCCGTCAGGGTGTATATGTACGCAAGAAGAGTGATGATTTGGATGTCAATTCTACTCCTCTTTATAAGTACGTAGCTCTTGATAAAAAGGGTGCAGCTCCATTCTATTCTGCTGCTCCGTTGATTGAACTCCGTTATGCTGAGGTCCTCCTAAACCTTGCTGAGGTTGCAGCAGGTGCTGGTCATCTGGATGAGGCTGTTGGATATGTTAAGCAGATTCGTGAGCGTGCTGGTTATTCAGCAGCTAATTCTGAGGATGATGGTATCACACCTGCAGCTTACAATGATCAGGCTACCTGTATTTCTCAGATTCTCTATGAGCGCCAGATAGAGTTTGCTTACGAGGGTAAGCGTTTCGATGACCTCCGCCGTTGGATGCTCTTCGATGGTGGTACTGGCAAGGTAGAGGGTGCTCCTTCTACATGGACTTTGACTGGTTGGGGTGGCAATACCTGTACATGGCTTGGCTTCAAGGCTTTGAACGGTCAGCGTCGTGAAAATATCCAGTATCGTGTTGCTGATAAGTATGGCGTAGGTGGTACAACTTTCAATTCTGACCCATTGTTGAAAGCTGGTACTGAGCGTCCTAAGGGTGTTGATCTCCGTGAGGATGATTTGAATACTCAGCTCGAGAACTTGTCTACATGGTATAAGGACAACTTGAAGATGAAGGTACAGAAGGGTGACGGTTACGATTCTAACAAGAATTACCTCTACATGAACTTCCGTCCTAAGTATTACTTCTTAGGCTTCACTTCTGGTGCATCTATCGCCAACAAGGCTTTGCCTCAGACCATCGGTTGGGGTGATTACAACAATGGTGGTGCCAATGGTACCTTCGACCCATTGGCTGAGTAA
- a CDS encoding SusC/RagA family TonB-linked outer membrane protein → MKRKYIKTLAFGMALTCAVPAMAQNKVVQGTVLDDLGEPVIGATVKVAGTKTAVITDMDGNYKLSVPKGGKVTVSYIGFKDATTNGGTIKLVADDKTLQEVVVVGYGTQKKAHLTGSVANIPTDEIQDLANGGLASSLGGLVNGLSVSGGESRPGVNARIMIRDTNSLGEVGSTAQQPLFVIDGYIYPNDVKVGNTYQNLGAEAFNNLDASEVESISVLKDASAAVYGARAANGVILVTTKKGKMGAPRISYSGSFGFTDEFSRPKMLNAYQYGRLYNAVIAEDPTNTSLNKTTALFQADELEAMKGLNYDLLDKYWETGMTQKHSVNVSGATDKVNYFAGISYFDQDGNLGKLNYNRWNYRAGVDVKVSKWLGANLTVSGDYATKEKPLVKVGGSGDEKDYNLLLTRPTYMPESVNGYDILAYGPSNTEKNQNQQYNFATLQNNGDYRKNMNSNLNISGSLNYDFGWSKILKGLKLRFSYSKSINTDKGNEYGSNFTLYQMLTRYGSGNHLYTPTSGDDADFDYLAESNFKRVTTANGDYLARTMVRTDNYQMNFTAQYQRDFGQHHLGGLFSIEKSEAESEYLQGQRLTPYPFTTGQYNSATGEMTTMFTRSESGTLSYIGRINYAYANKYLFEALVRSDASTKFAPKNYWGTFPAFSAGWVISEESWFRNKVKGVDFLKLRASWGMTGRDNTAAWQWMQVYAQDANRGTVFETGKDSGNRITINKNNSAVNTDVHWDKDYKTNVGIDAQFLNNRLAVTFDYYYEKNREMLMNIKQTVPSTVGTQSAASNIGEMDSWGGELSVTWKDKIGKDFKYRIGVNTGWSDNKVLNMDWVTDYLYRQITPGHRTDVGLWGMQCIGMFRSFQDIEEYFTKYNISTYMGMTKDQVRPGMLMYKDVRGAYDSETGTYAGPDGIVDVDNDQVELGHRSSNLYGLTMNLGADWKGISLTAQIGASWGGYTTLPGAALKPTGNLEYSNMPSFWNPDNMFAYQNVYDGSGNLVVKENREAYYPNLKYTDVNAVASSFWRVSTARVALNRLTLAYTLPKNWLGSIGINSCRINITGQNLINFYNPYPDNFMNPMSGSYGSYPNLRKWTVGVNLSF, encoded by the coding sequence ATGAAACGTAAATATATAAAGACATTGGCCTTTGGTATGGCACTTACCTGTGCTGTGCCTGCAATGGCTCAAAATAAAGTAGTGCAGGGTACTGTACTCGATGACCTCGGTGAACCTGTTATCGGTGCTACCGTAAAGGTTGCAGGTACCAAGACTGCTGTGATTACCGATATGGATGGTAACTATAAGTTGTCTGTTCCTAAGGGTGGCAAGGTTACCGTTTCTTATATTGGTTTTAAGGATGCTACTACCAATGGTGGTACCATCAAACTGGTTGCTGACGACAAGACTCTTCAGGAGGTGGTAGTCGTAGGTTACGGTACTCAGAAGAAGGCTCACCTGACCGGTTCTGTAGCTAACATCCCAACAGATGAAATTCAGGACCTCGCTAATGGTGGCTTGGCTTCTTCTTTGGGCGGTCTGGTTAACGGTTTGAGCGTAAGTGGTGGTGAGAGCCGTCCAGGTGTGAATGCACGTATCATGATTCGTGATACCAACTCATTGGGCGAAGTAGGTTCTACAGCCCAGCAGCCTCTCTTCGTTATCGATGGTTATATCTATCCTAACGATGTAAAGGTAGGTAACACTTACCAGAACCTCGGTGCTGAGGCTTTCAATAACCTGGATGCCTCTGAGGTAGAGAGTATCTCAGTATTGAAGGATGCTTCTGCTGCCGTTTATGGTGCCCGTGCTGCCAATGGTGTTATCCTCGTAACAACCAAGAAGGGTAAGATGGGTGCACCTCGCATTTCTTATAGCGGTTCTTTCGGTTTCACAGATGAGTTTTCTCGTCCTAAGATGCTGAATGCTTACCAGTATGGTCGTTTATACAATGCAGTTATTGCTGAAGACCCAACCAATACTTCCCTCAATAAGACTACTGCCCTTTTTCAGGCTGATGAGTTGGAGGCTATGAAGGGACTGAATTACGACTTGCTCGATAAGTATTGGGAAACTGGTATGACCCAGAAGCACAGCGTGAACGTAAGTGGTGCTACCGATAAGGTGAACTATTTTGCAGGTATCTCTTACTTCGATCAGGATGGTAACCTCGGTAAACTCAACTATAACCGTTGGAACTACCGTGCCGGTGTCGATGTAAAAGTAAGCAAGTGGTTGGGTGCTAATCTGACTGTTAGCGGTGACTATGCTACAAAGGAAAAGCCATTGGTAAAGGTGGGTGGATCTGGCGATGAGAAGGACTACAACCTCCTTCTGACCCGTCCTACTTACATGCCAGAATCAGTAAATGGCTATGATATCCTGGCTTATGGTCCTAGCAATACAGAGAAGAACCAGAACCAGCAGTATAACTTTGCTACTCTGCAGAATAATGGCGACTACCGCAAGAATATGAATTCTAACCTGAATATCAGCGGAAGCCTTAATTATGATTTCGGTTGGAGCAAGATTCTGAAGGGATTGAAGTTGCGCTTCTCTTATTCCAAGAGTATCAATACCGATAAGGGTAATGAGTATGGTTCAAACTTCACCCTCTATCAGATGTTGACTCGTTATGGTAGCGGTAACCACCTTTATACTCCTACCAGTGGTGATGATGCAGATTTCGATTACCTGGCAGAGTCTAACTTCAAACGTGTGACAACCGCCAATGGTGACTATCTGGCTCGTACCATGGTTCGTACTGATAATTATCAGATGAACTTCACAGCCCAGTATCAGCGCGATTTCGGTCAGCATCATCTGGGTGGTCTGTTCTCTATTGAAAAGTCTGAGGCAGAGAGTGAGTACTTGCAGGGACAGCGTTTGACCCCATATCCTTTCACTACCGGTCAGTATAACTCTGCAACAGGTGAGATGACTACTATGTTTACCCGTAGTGAGAGCGGTACCCTTTCATATATCGGCCGTATCAACTATGCATACGCCAATAAGTATCTCTTCGAGGCTCTGGTTCGTTCTGATGCATCAACCAAGTTTGCTCCAAAGAACTACTGGGGAACATTCCCTGCTTTCTCTGCAGGTTGGGTAATCTCAGAGGAGAGCTGGTTCCGCAACAAGGTGAAGGGAGTTGACTTCCTGAAGCTCCGTGCTTCCTGGGGTATGACCGGTCGAGACAATACAGCGGCATGGCAGTGGATGCAGGTTTATGCACAGGATGCTAACCGTGGTACAGTATTCGAGACTGGTAAGGATTCTGGCAACCGTATCACTATCAACAAGAACAATTCTGCTGTAAATACAGATGTTCATTGGGATAAAGACTACAAGACCAACGTGGGTATTGATGCCCAGTTCCTCAACAACCGCCTGGCTGTAACCTTCGATTACTATTATGAGAAGAACCGCGAGATGCTGATGAATATCAAGCAGACTGTTCCTTCTACCGTAGGTACACAGAGTGCTGCATCCAACATCGGTGAGATGGATTCATGGGGTGGTGAGCTCTCTGTTACATGGAAGGATAAGATTGGTAAGGACTTCAAGTATCGTATCGGTGTCAACACTGGTTGGTCTGATAACAAGGTATTGAATATGGACTGGGTTACAGATTATCTCTACCGTCAGATTACTCCAGGGCATCGTACAGACGTAGGTCTGTGGGGTATGCAGTGCATCGGTATGTTCCGTAGCTTCCAGGATATTGAGGAATACTTCACGAAGTACAACATCTCTACTTATATGGGTATGACCAAAGACCAGGTTCGCCCTGGTATGTTGATGTATAAGGATGTTCGTGGTGCTTACGATTCTGAGACCGGTACTTATGCCGGACCTGATGGTATCGTAGATGTAGACAACGACCAGGTAGAGTTGGGTCATCGCAGCAGCAACCTCTATGGTTTGACCATGAATTTGGGTGCAGACTGGAAGGGAATCTCTCTGACAGCTCAGATTGGTGCAAGCTGGGGTGGTTATACCACACTTCCTGGTGCAGCATTGAAGCCAACTGGTAATCTGGAGTATAGCAACATGCCTTCATTCTGGAATCCAGACAATATGTTTGCTTATCAGAATGTATATGATGGATCAGGAAATCTCGTAGTTAAGGAGAACCGTGAGGCTTACTATCCTAACCTGAAGTATACAGATGTGAATGCTGTAGCATCCAGCTTCTGGAGAGTAAGTACAGCACGTGTGGCTCTGAACCGCTTGACCTTGGCTTATACTTTGCCAAAGAACTGGTTGGGTAGCATCGGCATCAACAGTTGCCGTATCAATATTACCGGTCAGAACCTCATCAACTTCTACAATCCATATCCAGACAACTTCATGAATCCTATGTCGGGATCATACGGAAGCTATCCTAACCTCCGTAAGTGGACAGTGGGTGTAAATCTCTCATTCTAA